One stretch of Leishmania panamensis strain MHOM/PA/94/PSC-1 chromosome 29 sequence DNA includes these proteins:
- a CDS encoding hypothetical protein (TriTrypDB/GeneDB-style sysID: LpmP.29.2110) — MMCFAYLLTLSLLPSLRVCTHTSSSLPLRPVTSLLLRQELSAAWAILSLTPPPSPLHLTLRDDPHYFHNTLPGVVTFVYFYWKRTRWSHIYILLSALPPPPPHAQLTPTLPGPHLTLGARVCFTIISCSRLLWGAHYPPLSSITPPPLLPPPSLLHYQPNPSPAQSPSPRLHCLPCVYVCALAPSGVCRDCDLVSPSLPLIWRRSPSLCPHACVSPPPPPPLPVDVANLIGTSYIDVLIFAVISARVLRCVINGKKSRTEVVVFVVVAGSGSVKNLIPPSSQFPSLA, encoded by the coding sequence ATGATGTGCTTCGCGTACCTCCTAACGCTCTCCCTACTGCCCTCTTTGCGTGTATGCACTcacacctcctcttccctcccccttcgtCCAGTgacttctcttcttctacgACAGGAGCTCAGCGCGGCGTGGGCTATTCTGTccctcactcctcccccctcccccctgcatTTAACTCTACGGGACGACCCTCACTACTTCCATAATACTTTACCTGGCGTCGTCACATTCGTCTACTTCTACTGGAAGCGGACGCGGTGGTCGCACATTTATATTCTCCTTtccgccctccccccaccccctccgcATGCCCAACTTACGCCCACCCTACCTGGACCTCATCTCACTCtcggcgcgcgtgtgtgtttcaCCATTATTTCATGCAGTCGTCTCTTATGGGGTGCTCACtatccacctctctcttctatcaccccaccccctctactccctcccccttccctcctccactaCCAACCGAACCCCAGCCCAGCTCaatccccctctccccggctgcactgccttccgtgtgtgtacgtgtgtgcttTAGCTCCTTCAGGCGTTTGTCGTGACTGCGACTTGGTAtctccgtctcttcctcttaTATGGCGGCGTTCGCCTTCCCTTTGCCCTCACGCCTgcgtctcccctccccctccccccccgctcCCAGTAGACGTCGCCAATCTCATTGGCACCTCTTACATAGATGTCTTGATATTTGCCGTGATAAGTgctcgcgtgctgcgctgtgTAATCAACGGCAAAAAAAGCAGAACTGAAGTGGTGGTATTTGTCGTAGTCGCTGGAAGTGGCTCGGTGAAGAACCTgatccctccctcttcacagTTTCCTTCTCTAGCTTGA
- a CDS encoding short-chain dehydrogenase/reductase, putative (TriTrypDB/GeneDB-style sysID: LpmP.29.2100), protein MWKMQKMFCRVLWVWEFFLFFLRGIFIAITDHYIMYIHTGRVWLSKRNQAPSLMRGDLVMQLAASSPHHSAATEKTIFLQLNHSFIDRRLWVGLDEVGVGPSAIVTGVSYGGIGFYTALNLLLSGVNVHVVARNGQKAERARYLLASAVDRQLMLHKEWSGRVGRVLVHTCDMSNTAAVCDFSDAVAADPALRIIICNAGPMCSPPRLSQQHLEEQFATHHVGHSLLMLRLLQRRLQSSRLHLMAMPPPWRFVVLTSASAATANPTAVSTFHEWDSQEELERHFSRFDGYGNAKMSGLLFAFSLAHFIEKQQILAATCTVNVLHPGPNRSHIIPNSQLPLQWLINGEAAALFRMAPVIGSMYVVDLALSRRHEHSNGHFFRMGQNQSVYYRGMVHDARQRTGFKNSTLFPGIPGPAVSLSIAKQQWMWTATLNYFTAKELIDARLFSLP, encoded by the coding sequence ATGTGGAAGATGCAGAAAATGTTCTGCCGTGTGTTGTGGGTGTGGGagttctttctttttttcctccgcGGCATCTTCATCGCGATTACAGACCACTACATCATGTACATTCACACAGGGCGGGTCTGGCTCAGCAAGCGGAACCAGGCGCCGTCACTGATGCGGGGCGACTTGGTCATGCAACTGGCTGCCTCATCGCCACACCACAGCGCGGCCACCGAGAAGACGATCTTTCTTCAGCTGAACCACTCCTTCATTGACCGTCGCCTGTGGGTCGGCCTCGACGAAGTAGGTGTCGGACCATCAGCGATCGTCACTGGCGTATCGTATGGCGGGATCGGATTTTACACAGCACTGAATTTGCTTCTGAGCGGCGTGAATGTGCACGTGGTGGCGCGCAATGGCCAAAAGGCCGAGCGAGCTCGCTACCTTCTTGCAAGCGCTGTCGACCGCCAGTTGATGTTGCACAAGGAGTGGAGCGGGCGAGTGGGACGTGTGCTGGTTCACACGTGCGACATGAGTAACACGGCGGCTGTCTGCGACTTTAGTGACGCCGTCGCGGCAGACCCAGCGCTGCGCATCATCATCTGCAACGCTGGTCCCATGTGCAGCCCACCGAggctgtcgcagcagcatcttGAGGAGCAGTTTGCTACGCATCACGTTGGGCATAGTCTGCTGATGCTACGGCTGCTACAGCGCCGCTTGCAGAGCTCTCGCTTGCATTTGATGgcaatgccgccgccgtggcgctTTGTTGTGCTGACATCTGCGTCAGCGGCAACGGCCAACCCAACGGCGGTGTCCACCTTTCACGAGTGGGACAgccaggaggagctggagcgccATTTTAGCCGCTTCGATGGGTACGGCAACGCCAAGATGTCGGGGCTGCTTTTTGCCTTCTCGCTAGCTCACTTTATTGAGAAGCAGCAGATCTTGGCGGCGACCTGCACTGTGAATGTCTTGCATCCCGGCCCGAATCGCAGCCATATCATACCAAACAGCCAACTCCCGTTGCAGTGGCTGATCAAcggtgaggcggcggcgctgttccGCATGGCGCCGGTGATTGGCTCCATGTACGTGGTGGACCTCGCCCTCTCACGGCGCCACGAGCACTCCAACGGCCACTTCTTTCGAATGGGTCAAAACCAGTCAGTATACTACCGCGGCATGGTGCACGACGCCCGTCAGCGTACGGGCTTCAAGAACTCCACGTTATTCCCTGGCATACCAGGACCCGCTGTATCGCTGTCGAttgcgaagcagcagtggatgTGGACGGCAACGCTGAACTACTTTACTGCAAAGGAGTTGATTGACGCCcgccttttctccctcccatGA
- a CDS encoding hypothetical protein (TriTrypDB/GeneDB-style sysID: LpmP.29.2120), whose product MPLLSEWTEEKNACVDWANPEEVLCNGFTFLQLLAAHPRLRQHYEAVDKQSERYAVKDIFLFGSAAEKMTWLTRWHEQSLFYLRLERWCRFCGEKGHTRLCCSQRLCSASASASDDPASVTATNGKDPVALSAAPSPDVTRPSVLKKHREHLQRVELRRILEEKQKPRTEAGAVRRSGAAAARASTAVATTLFTADERRRGVVCRLDEANNIGFVTVAGMGELKFFVDRVDVGVKTVTVGDNVTFKLDPSRDYPIAVDVRHERPVITLEDVRKFLHRCRAACHPIKVMATLLMHAHEWFVLLRWLHVLREQDAALYVEAVHTLIELTTFVGNREPIHVPVLSAFLVLLCTTPPSMPRTAAATAPGGSTTTFPLATSTATTATAAALPLQLPPFYPDMVRDALELHTATQKPSSPAAAAATAEVRLAEDRWMEVVEFVILVRYYSPLSGAGSTAQNGTNETSAMGLEASVDREAVVVRQLQAFFAERLTRASGAALRRLQLAQMRLAQEVRSLAASGTREITTGAAVFGSALSGVTLIPTAEEFSVPPPSPASIFAPANLPVNGATTYTDTHEFIHDQCKLLRADTFEYVSRVLPAVCYSLPSYTPTQETMSDVQHARVYSRVRCLGKVMTSDHDYSHPESYLLEVHPHSPRANLRAQLHEGTTLCISTALDATAMDNKELFWGVVSSCDAVFMGVGVIAVSPCEASSSFELMRAALDRNAALGRLDRSFLLETPIFMAGYESIMRALEAFCGPLAMPLPMVRQLVGPQAAASGDDGHQLVEYIPPHCAVTFQELTDEIRSQFVLDEGQKAVMRQLPVSKMILVQGPPGTGKSFIGCRVVEAYVRYKQLVASGDILQKVSIDMLRSTRLEDLLPQVGPMVVITYKNHALDEFLLDLLECGLWEMNRPRVGQQLATRMSTAAAGLSPSSSASAFPGGKRLVRIGGRSREARLDGYNLGALLHSSMDRATINSLKDRLFVLNQRLERLAKEIHYLESGRVPRVYFERWLTAEQRRHITFDDRESWLAGEKYIGALDEAEDMVSPTHYQSLLQTRMAELLGAQRSQGSSLQANSTAKASPPTGATVAERGEEEEEEDVSLSVFQEMRREEERRELNNQLHQAYLSAESLLLASQPPSRPVGVPEELLSLWSLTPRLRHEYFSYLIASCIAVKARDCLTIMETMKSVIRVRRHAMDELKLSLLQGADVVGLTTTGCAMNQNLLRSLRPSVLVVEEAAEVLESQMLACMTDSLKQIILIGDHYQLQPKVDTFQYEKTNRLNLSLFERLAQKTQPIRLTEQRRMHPEISRLIRPFYSPQPLVDHASVLTRPFPSASGVAAVDRVPGLAMRVFFWRHCHPEEEAPGSRSKVNTREIRMVQQVVTHLVSQGVLQKSITVVTPYLGQRRMLRGVLRLRSLADVQVSTVDLYQGDENDIIILSLVRTEKLTDFIRTRNRLIVSCSRARFAMVMIGNDELLRQCRHWERVLGQLESEQRIGESLPITYRDRPSQVEHMTVVESVSAAALEAELTAQQQQRRKTDQRCQPAAVGSAAPESGEGDD is encoded by the coding sequence ATGCCGTTGCTGTCGGAATggacagaggagaagaacgCATGCGTCGACTGGGCGAATCCAGAAGAGGTATTGTGTAATGGTTTTACGTTCCTTCAGTTATTGGCCGCCCATCCACGACTGCGCCAGCACTACGAGGCGGTCGACAAGCAGAGTGAGCGCTACGCTGTAAAAGacatttttctctttgggTCTGCCGCAGAGAAGATGACGTGGCTGACGCGGTGGCACGAACAGAGCCTGTTCTACCTGCGTCTAGAACGCTGGTGCCGCTTCTGTGGTGAAAAGGGCCACACACGCCTGTGCTGCTCACAGCGTCTCTGTTCCGCATCAGCCTCTGCGTCCGATGACCCAGCGTCCGTGACTGCTACTAACGGCAAAGATCCGGTAGCGCTGTCTGCCGCGCCATCACCGGATGTAACGCGACCGTCAGTGCTGAAAAAACACCGTGAGCACCTGCAACgtgtggagctgcgccgcatccttgaagagaagcagaagccGCGGACGGAAGCGGGGGCGGTGCGGCGAAGCGGGGCGGCAGCCGCTCGTGcttccaccgctgtcgcGACGACCCTTTTCACAGCGgacgagcgccgccgcggggTGGTGTGCCGTCTTGATGAGGCTAACAACATCGGCTTCGTTACAGTCGCTGGCATGGGCGAACTCAAGTTTTTTGTCGACCGTGTCGACGTCGGAGTCAAGACGGTCACCGTTGGTGACAACGTCACCTTCAAGCTGGACCCCAGCCGCGACTATCCTATCGCCGTCGACGTGCGCCACGAGCGACCAGTGATCACGCTGGAGGATGTCCGGAAGTTTCTTCATCGCTGCCGTGCTGCCTGCCACCCCATTAAGGTGATGGCTACCCTCCTCATGCACGCACATGAGTGGTTCGTGCTGCTACGCTGGCTACACGTGCTACGCGAGCAGGACGCAGCGCTGTacgtggaggcggtgcataCGCTGATCGAGCTGACAACCTTTGTCGGAAACCGCGAACCGATTCATGTCCCGGTCCTCAGCGCCTTCTTGGTACTTCTGTGTACTACTCCACCGAGCATGCCAAGAACCGCCGCGGCGACCGCGCCAGggggcagcaccaccaccttccctCTTGCTACATCCACGGCAACGACTGcgaccgctgcagcgctaccGCTACAGCTGCCTCCTTTCTACCCCGACATGGTACGGGATGCTCTGGAACTGCATACTGCCACGCAAAAACCCAGTTCTccggcggctgctgcggcgacagccGAGGTCCGGTTGGCTGAGGACAGGTGGATGGAAGTGGTAGAGTTCGTGATTCTCGTGCGCTACTACAGCCCACTGTCCGGTGcaggcagcacagcacaaaATGGCACTAATGAGACCTCCGCAATGGGCTTGGAAGCCAGTGTCGACCGCGAAGCAGTGGTGGTACGGCAGCTCCAGGCCTTCTTTGCCGAGCGACTCACGCGAGCTAGTGGAGCAGCCCTGCGCCGACTGCAGCTTGCCCAGATGCGTCTTGCACAAGAGGTTCGGTCTCTAGCAGCGTCGGGAACTCGGGAAATCACCACGGGCGCTGCTGTGTTCGGCAGCGCCTTGTCGGGGGTTACCCTAATTCCCACAGCGGAAGAGTTCTCCGTTCCCCCGCCGAGCCCGGCTTCCATCTTTGCTCCCGCGAACTTGCCTGTGAACGGGGCCACCACGTACACCGACACGCATGAATTCATTCATGACCAGTGCAAGCTTCTGAGGGCGGACACCTTTGAGTATGTCAGTCGGGTGCTGCCAGCGGTTTGCTACTCCCTGCCGTCTTACACGCCGACTCAGGAAACAATGTCTGATGTGCAGCACGCTCGTGTCTACTCACGAGTCCGCTGCCTCGGCAAGGTGATGACCAGCGACCACGACTACAGCCACCCCGAGAGCTACCTACTGGAAGTGCACCCACACAGCCCGAGGGCGAACCTGCGAGCACAACTGCATGAGGGCACTACCTTGTGCATCTCCACAGCTCTTGATGCCACCGCCATGGACAACAAGGAGCTTTTCTGGGGTGTGGTGTCCTCCTGCGACGCCGTGTTCATGGGCGTCGGGGTCATTGCAGTCTCCCCGTGCGAGGCCAGTTCATCCTTCGAGCTCATGCGCGCTGCCCTTGACCGCAACGCCGCCCTTGGTCGGCTTGATCGCTCCTTCCTGCTGGAAACTCCTATTTTCATGGCGGGATACGAGAGCATCATGCGCGCGCTCGAGGCTTTCTGTGGCCCGCTCGCGATGCCACTTCCAATGGTGCGTCAACTGGTCGGTCCGCAGGCCGCTGCATCGGGCGATGACGGGCATCAGCTGGTGGAGTACATCCCGCCCCACTGTGCGGTGACGTTCCAGGAGCTCACCGATGAGATCCGCAGCCAGTTCGTACTCGATGAGGGGCAAAAGGCGGTCATGCGGCAGCTTCCGGTCTCGAAGATGATTCTTGTGCAGGGCCCACCAGGCACCGGCAAGTCCTTCATCGGGTGCCGTGTGGTGGAGGCGTACGTGCGGTACAAGCAACTCGTTGCGTCAGGCGACATCCTGCAGAAGGTCAGCATCGACATGCTCCGCTCGACCCGGCTGGAGGacctgctgccgcaggtcgGCCCCATGGTCGTTATCACGTACAAGAACCATGCCCTCGATGAGTTCCTTCTGGACTTGCTTGAGTGTGGGCTGTGGGAGATGAACCGCCCCCGCGttgggcagcagctggccaCTCGAATGtccactgcggcggcggggctctcgccgtcgtccagcgccagcgcattTCCAGGTGGCAAGCGGCTGGTACGCATTGGTGGTCGCTCGCGCGAGGCCCGACTCGACGGGTACAACCTTGGCGCTctcctgcacagcagcatgGACCGCGCCACCATCAACAGCCTCAAGGACCGCCTCTTCGTGCTAAATCAGCGGCTGGAGCGGCTGGCCAAGGAAATCCACTACCTGGAGAGCGGCAGGGTGCCGCGGGTGTACTTTGAGCGGTGGCTGacagcggagcagcgccgacacaTCACATTCGACGATCGGGAGTCGTGGCTGGCAGGGGAGAAGTACATTGGTGCCCTCGATGAGGCAGAGGACATGGTGTCCCCTACACACTACCAGTCCCTGCTGCAGACGCGCATGGCGGAACTGCTCGGTGCACAGCGAAGTCAGGGATCGTCGCTGCAGGCGAATTCGACCGCAAAGGCGTCGCCGCCAACAGGAGCCACAGTAgcggaaaggggagaagaagaggaggaagaggacgtATCCTTGAGTGTCTTTCAAGAGATGCGacgtgaggaggagcggcgcgaGCTTAATAATCAGTTGCACCAGGCGTATCTCTCCGCCGAGTCGCTACTTCTTGCTAGTCAACCGCCGTCGAGGCCGGTAGGGGTGCCGGAGgagctcctctctctctggagCTTGACACCACGGCTACGGCACGAGTATTTCTCCTACCTTATCGCGAGCTGCATCGCTGTCAAGGCGCGTGACTGCCTGACAATTATGGAGACGATGAAGAGTGTCATCCGGGTGCGCCGGCATGCCATGGATGAGCTGAAGCTATCTCTTCTGCAAGGTGCGGATGTGGTGGGGCTGACGACGACGGGGTGCGCAATGAATCAGAACTtgctgcggtcgctgcgTCCAAGCgtgctggtggtggaggaggcggccgaAGTGCTCGAGTCTCAGATGTTGGCCTGCATGACGGATTCCTTGAAGCAGATCATTCTCATTGGCGATCACTACCAGCTTCAGCCCAAGGTAGACACCTTCCAGTACGAGAAGACAAACCGCTTGAACCTCTCCTTGTTTGAGCGACTGGCACAGAAGACGCAACCGATCCGACTgacggagcagcgccgcatgcACCCAGAAATCTCTCGGCTTATTCGTCCCTTCTACTCGCCGCAACCCCTCGTTGATCACGCGTCAGTGCTAACACGGCCGTTTCCCTCCGCGTCGGGAGTGGCCGCGGTAGATCGGGTGCCGGGGCTCGCCATGCGCGTGTTTTTCTGGCGTCATTGCCAccccgaggaggaggctccCGGCAGCCGCAGTAAGGTGAACACGCGTGAAATTCGTATGGTGCAGCAGGTCGTCACCCACCTCGTCTCGCAGGGCGTGCTGCAGAAGTCCATCACCGTTGTGACGCCCTATCTTGGTCAACGCCGAATGCTGCGCGGCGTCCTGCGGCTGCGCTCATTGGCGGACGTCCAGGTCAGCACCGTCGACCTTTACCAAGGCGACGAGAATGACATTATCATCCTTTCTCTGGTGCGAACCGAGAAGCTGACGGACTTCATTCGGACGCGCAACCGCTTGATCGTCTCGTGCTCGCGTGCCCGCTTCGCCATGGTGATGATCGGAAACGACGAGCTATTGCGCCAGTGTCGGCACTGGGAACGGGTACTAGGCCAGCTAGAGTCCGAACAACGCATCGGGGAGAGCCTTCCCATAACCTACCGTGACCGACCGTCACAGGTGGAGCACATGACGGTGGTGGAGTCcgtgtcggcggcggcgctggaggcggagttgacggcgcagcagcagcagagacgcaAAACAGATCAGCGCTGTCAACCCGCCGCAgtgggcagcgccgcccctGAAAGTGGTGAAGGAGATGATTAA